A stretch of Dyella sp. BiH032 DNA encodes these proteins:
- a CDS encoding 8-oxo-dGTP diphosphatase → MPYTPIVATLGYVLSPDRRRVLMIHRNARQDDLHLGKYNGLGGKMEPGEDIAACMQREIHEEAGIECESMQLRGTLNWPGFGKHGEDWLGFIFVIDRFRGTPLDANHEGTLEWVELERLMELPMWEGDRHFLPLVFDGDPRPFHGVMPYKDGRMQSWAFSRL, encoded by the coding sequence ATGCCTTACACGCCTATCGTCGCCACGCTCGGTTACGTGCTTTCCCCGGACCGCCGCCGGGTGCTGATGATTCACCGCAATGCGCGGCAGGACGATTTGCACCTGGGGAAATACAATGGGCTGGGCGGGAAGATGGAGCCGGGCGAGGACATCGCTGCGTGCATGCAGCGCGAGATCCATGAAGAGGCCGGTATCGAGTGCGAGTCGATGCAGCTGCGCGGCACGCTCAATTGGCCGGGTTTCGGCAAGCATGGCGAAGACTGGCTGGGTTTCATCTTCGTGATCGACCGTTTCCGCGGCACGCCGCTGGACGCCAACCACGAGGGCACGCTGGAGTGGGTGGAGCTCGAGCGGTTGATGGAGTTGCCGATGTGGGAGGGTGACCGGCATTTCCTGCCGCTGGTGTTCGACGGCGATCCGCGGCCTTTCCATGGCGTGATGCCTTACAAGGACGGCCGCATGCAGTCCTGGGCGTTTTCGCGTCTGTGA
- a CDS encoding NUDIX domain-containing protein, whose amino-acid sequence MARRIEIVAAMIRDPGGRVLLVRKRGSEIFQQPGGKRDPDDLDDLHTLARELEEELGCAMRREGARLLGRFSAPAANEPGCVVEAVVYEVMVDGPCEARAEIETLCWVDPADPGDLPIARLSREQLLPLLA is encoded by the coding sequence GTGGCGCGCCGCATCGAGATCGTGGCGGCGATGATCCGGGATCCGGGCGGACGCGTACTGCTGGTGCGCAAGCGTGGTTCGGAAATCTTCCAGCAGCCCGGCGGCAAGCGCGACCCGGACGATCTCGACGATCTGCACACCTTGGCGCGCGAACTGGAAGAGGAACTCGGCTGTGCCATGCGGCGCGAAGGTGCGAGGCTGCTCGGGCGTTTCAGCGCGCCTGCGGCGAACGAGCCGGGCTGCGTGGTGGAGGCAGTGGTCTACGAAGTGATGGTCGATGGACCCTGCGAAGCGCGGGCCGAAATCGAAACCCTGTGCTGGGTCGACCCGGCGGATCCCGGCGATCTGCCCATTGCACGCCTGAGCCGGGAACAACTGCTGCCGCTGCTGGCCTGA
- a CDS encoding GNAT family N-acetyltransferase produces the protein MRYLNQLEPDGLVDSFAVHPPIGFQVVDAVGTPAFVAPFDLLTTADDALRRRIVHAPGYRWWGRLLRWRTAFVGTTVSEYALFPRQADPAALAGDLRARLGDGQRLLIVKDIPLDSPLCDAAGREWCARFADACRTEGFLLLEGQALAYVPIDFADEDEYLGRLSASRRKDIRRKLRKRDGVHVETVACGDARFADEATVDAFYALYENVYAQSEVHFDKLSRDFFAAVLRDAGNGGFAFVYHYEGAMIGWNLCFVADGKLIDKYVGFAYPQAREQNLYFTSWFHNLAWARERGLTHYVAGWTDPQVKSYLGARFTLTRHAVWLRNPLLRAIARRLGHLFESDSQWAAQHGDANEH, from the coding sequence GTGCGTTATCTCAACCAGCTCGAACCGGACGGTCTCGTCGATTCGTTCGCGGTGCATCCGCCGATCGGCTTCCAGGTAGTCGACGCCGTCGGCACGCCGGCGTTTGTGGCGCCGTTCGACCTGCTGACCACCGCGGACGATGCCTTGCGCCGGCGCATCGTCCACGCGCCCGGCTACCGCTGGTGGGGGCGCCTGTTGCGCTGGCGCACCGCCTTCGTCGGCACCACGGTGTCCGAGTACGCGCTGTTTCCGCGCCAGGCCGACCCGGCGGCGCTGGCGGGTGACTTGCGTGCGCGCCTGGGCGACGGGCAGCGCCTGCTGATCGTCAAGGACATCCCGCTGGATTCGCCGCTATGCGACGCCGCCGGGCGCGAGTGGTGCGCGCGTTTCGCCGACGCCTGCCGCACGGAAGGTTTCCTTCTGCTGGAAGGCCAGGCGCTGGCCTACGTGCCGATCGACTTTGCGGACGAAGACGAATACCTCGGCCGCCTGTCCGCGTCGCGGCGGAAGGACATCCGCCGCAAATTGCGCAAGCGCGATGGCGTGCACGTGGAAACGGTCGCTTGCGGCGACGCGCGCTTTGCCGACGAGGCGACGGTCGACGCGTTCTACGCCTTGTACGAGAACGTCTACGCGCAAAGCGAAGTGCATTTCGACAAGCTCAGCCGCGACTTCTTCGCCGCCGTGCTGCGGGATGCCGGCAATGGCGGCTTCGCCTTCGTCTACCACTACGAGGGCGCGATGATCGGGTGGAATCTCTGCTTCGTGGCAGACGGCAAATTGATCGACAAGTACGTCGGCTTCGCCTATCCGCAGGCGCGCGAGCAGAATCTGTACTTCACCAGCTGGTTCCACAACCTGGCCTGGGCGCGGGAGCGCGGACTGACGCATTACGTCGCGGGCTGGACCGACCCCCAGGTCAAATCCTATCTTGGCGCCAGGTTCACCCTGACCCGCCATGCCGTGTGGCTGCGCAACCCGCTGTTGCGGGCCATCGCCCGGCGCCTGGGGCACCTGTTCGAAAGCGACAGCCAATGGGCGGCGCAGCATGGCGACGCGAACGAGCACTGA
- a CDS encoding phosphopantetheine-binding protein: MSEQNVQRETFEIIAKQAKIEIDTIKPESTLKELGVASLDAIEVIFDLEEHFNIQLPNEDADFDNGTVGQLVQAIERQLAAK, translated from the coding sequence ATGAGCGAGCAGAACGTACAGCGCGAAACCTTCGAGATCATCGCCAAGCAGGCGAAGATCGAGATCGACACCATCAAGCCCGAGTCCACGCTCAAGGAGCTGGGCGTCGCTTCGCTCGACGCCATCGAAGTGATCTTCGACCTGGAAGAGCATTTCAACATCCAGCTGCCCAACGAGGACGCGGATTTCGACAACGGCACCGTGGGTCAGCTGGTGCAAGCCATCGAACGCCAGCTCGCCGCCAAGTAA
- a CDS encoding penicillin acylase family protein, with protein MPRVRRFRWLRALVLSLLFLILGVLATGWFLLAGGRARLDGDVTVAGPSDTVTIARDALGTATIDGKNRDDVTYALGYVHAQERFFPMDLMRRMAAGELAELVGAAAVDTDLAHRPHRLRAVAQAALAQLSPQDRHTLELYAAGVNRGLADLRVKPWEYFLLGTQPQSWRPEDTFLVIAAMYLDLNSDGRNERELRFAQMRSALPSPLVDFLLAPDPDWEAPLTGDLSRPPVIPGPDVFDLRGRPTASSADASALAALKPALDEARPGSNSFAVSGHLTESGAAILANDMHLGLRVPDIWFRTRLRYADPSAPNGRRDASGVSLPGTPALVAGSNGQVAWGFTNSYGDWLDWVRVQRDPHDASRYKVPEGWAAIETHDEVVRVKGAPPRTLKVEDTRWGPILAQDVDGTPLALAWIGGMPRGYNLGVMALEHATGVNAALDLAPSMGMPPQNLLAADSAGNIGWTVTGNSIPLRAGFDPLLPADWSAPGSGWLGWAAPAQYPRIENPGDGRLWTANNRTVDGPALALLGEGGHDLGARAQQIRDGLRARSSFAPGNLLDIQLDHRALLLLRWQRLLQDTLAGANEPALAQLRQLTATWRGRAAADSVDYRLVRAFREKVHAAVLAPFAAEVSGRFQDFAWPRPSHTEAAVWALLRDRPAHLLDPRYADWNALLLDAARQVADELGKQPGGLAARSWGEVNRTGVRHPLSRALPAFAGRWLDMPDEPLPGDDNMPRVARTGFGASERLDVMPGHEADGILELPGGQSDNPLSPYFGAGHEDWVNGRPTPLLPGPDQHVLTLKPARNM; from the coding sequence ATGCCCCGAGTCCGACGCTTCCGCTGGCTGCGCGCCCTCGTCCTCTCGTTGCTCTTTCTCATCCTGGGCGTGCTGGCCACGGGGTGGTTCCTGCTCGCCGGCGGCCGCGCGAGGCTGGATGGCGACGTCACCGTGGCGGGCCCGAGCGATACGGTGACCATCGCCCGCGACGCGCTGGGCACCGCGACCATCGACGGCAAGAACCGCGACGACGTGACGTACGCGCTGGGCTACGTCCATGCGCAGGAACGCTTCTTTCCGATGGACCTGATGCGCCGCATGGCCGCCGGCGAGCTGGCCGAACTGGTCGGCGCCGCAGCCGTGGATACCGATCTCGCGCACCGGCCCCATCGCCTGCGCGCGGTGGCGCAAGCCGCACTGGCGCAGCTGTCCCCGCAAGACAGGCACACGCTCGAGCTGTATGCCGCGGGCGTGAATCGCGGCCTGGCCGATCTGCGGGTGAAACCCTGGGAATACTTCCTGCTCGGCACGCAGCCGCAGTCCTGGCGGCCGGAGGATACGTTCCTCGTGATCGCGGCGATGTACCTGGACCTCAACAGCGACGGCCGCAACGAGCGCGAGCTGCGTTTCGCGCAGATGCGCTCGGCGCTGCCGTCGCCGCTGGTGGATTTCCTGCTCGCGCCGGATCCGGACTGGGAGGCGCCGCTCACCGGCGATCTCTCGCGCCCGCCGGTCATCCCTGGCCCCGACGTGTTCGACCTGCGCGGACGCCCCACCGCATCGAGCGCCGATGCGAGCGCGCTCGCCGCGCTGAAGCCGGCGCTCGACGAGGCGCGCCCCGGGAGCAACAGCTTCGCGGTGTCGGGTCATCTGACCGAATCCGGCGCCGCCATTCTCGCCAACGACATGCACCTTGGCCTGCGCGTGCCGGACATCTGGTTCCGCACGCGGCTGCGTTACGCGGACCCCAGCGCCCCGAACGGCCGCCGCGACGCCAGCGGCGTCAGCCTGCCGGGCACGCCGGCGTTGGTCGCCGGCTCCAACGGCCAGGTCGCCTGGGGCTTCACCAACAGTTATGGCGACTGGCTCGACTGGGTGCGCGTGCAGCGCGATCCGCACGATGCCTCGCGCTACAAGGTGCCCGAGGGTTGGGCGGCAATCGAAACGCACGACGAAGTGGTGCGCGTCAAAGGCGCGCCGCCGCGCACGCTCAAGGTGGAGGACACACGCTGGGGACCGATCCTGGCGCAGGACGTGGACGGTACGCCGCTCGCGCTGGCCTGGATCGGCGGCATGCCGCGCGGCTACAACCTCGGCGTGATGGCGCTGGAACATGCCACGGGCGTGAATGCCGCGCTCGACCTGGCGCCGTCCATGGGGATGCCGCCACAGAACCTGCTGGCTGCGGACAGTGCCGGCAACATCGGTTGGACCGTTACCGGCAACAGCATCCCGCTGCGCGCGGGTTTCGACCCGTTGCTGCCGGCGGACTGGTCCGCGCCCGGCTCCGGGTGGCTGGGCTGGGCCGCGCCGGCGCAATACCCGCGCATCGAGAATCCCGGCGACGGCCGTCTGTGGACCGCCAACAACCGCACGGTGGACGGCCCGGCCCTGGCCCTGCTCGGCGAGGGCGGCCACGACCTCGGCGCGCGCGCGCAACAGATCCGCGACGGCCTGCGTGCACGCAGCAGCTTCGCGCCGGGCAACCTGCTGGATATCCAGCTCGACCATCGCGCGCTGCTGCTGTTGCGCTGGCAACGTCTGCTGCAGGACACGCTCGCCGGCGCGAACGAACCAGCGCTTGCGCAACTTCGCCAGCTCACCGCCACTTGGCGCGGGCGCGCGGCGGCCGACAGCGTCGATTACCGCCTCGTGCGGGCGTTTCGCGAAAAAGTCCATGCCGCCGTGCTGGCGCCGTTCGCGGCGGAAGTCTCCGGGCGCTTCCAGGATTTCGCCTGGCCCCGCCCCAGCCACACGGAGGCCGCCGTATGGGCTTTGCTGCGCGACCGGCCGGCGCACCTGCTCGATCCGCGCTATGCGGACTGGAATGCCCTGCTGCTCGATGCCGCACGTCAGGTAGCGGACGAGCTCGGCAAGCAGCCCGGCGGACTGGCCGCGCGCAGCTGGGGCGAGGTCAACCGCACCGGTGTCCGCCATCCGCTGTCGCGTGCGCTTCCGGCGTTCGCGGGGCGCTGGCTGGACATGCCCGACGAACCGCTGCCCGGCGACGACAACATGCCACGCGTGGCACGCACGGGCTTTGGTGCCTCCGAACGGCTGGACGTGATGCCGGGACACGAGGCGGACGGCATCCTGGAGCTGCCGGGCGGACAGAGCGACAACCCGCTGTCGCCGTATTTCGGTGCCGGACACGAGGACTGGGTCAATGGACGGCCGACACCCCTGTTGCCCGGCCCGGATCAGCACGTGCTCACCCTCAAACCCGCGCGGAACATGTGA
- a CDS encoding phosphodiester glycosidase family protein, giving the protein MKATALPHSTSRHRPLCILATLTLLACASGCSRQAQAVDSDEVTFESQTFRVVSVDLQRESLSLHWKDPENGQPFGTIEALRQWGMAHDTRLLFAANAGIYDRQFAPLGLYVEDGRTVVPLNLFRGNPAAGNFSIQPNGVFAIYPDGHAAVRTSTDFKADGKPARWATQSGPMLLVDGQVNDRFVDDSSSLKWRSGVCAKTPHKVMFAVSESPVNFHTFARLFRDELGCRDALYLDGTISQFYVDGEGYAGAPTFMVKPYAGIFAVFTTAKP; this is encoded by the coding sequence ATGAAGGCGACCGCCCTCCCCCACTCCACCTCACGCCACCGCCCCCTCTGCATACTGGCGACGCTCACCCTGCTCGCCTGCGCCTCCGGCTGCTCGCGGCAGGCGCAGGCGGTGGACAGCGACGAGGTGACGTTCGAGAGCCAGACCTTCCGCGTGGTCAGCGTCGACCTCCAGCGCGAATCCCTTTCTCTGCACTGGAAGGATCCGGAGAACGGGCAACCCTTCGGCACCATCGAAGCACTGCGCCAGTGGGGCATGGCGCACGACACCCGGCTGTTGTTCGCCGCCAATGCCGGTATCTACGATCGCCAGTTCGCGCCGCTGGGCCTCTACGTCGAAGACGGCCGCACCGTCGTGCCGCTGAATCTCTTCCGCGGCAATCCCGCGGCGGGCAATTTTTCCATCCAGCCGAATGGCGTATTCGCCATCTATCCCGATGGCCATGCTGCCGTGCGCACCAGCACCGACTTCAAGGCCGACGGCAAGCCGGCGCGGTGGGCGACGCAGTCGGGTCCGATGTTGCTGGTCGACGGACAGGTCAACGATCGCTTCGTGGATGACTCGTCCAGCCTGAAATGGCGCAGCGGCGTCTGCGCGAAGACGCCGCACAAGGTGATGTTCGCGGTCAGCGAATCGCCCGTGAATTTCCATACCTTCGCGCGCCTCTTCCGCGATGAACTGGGCTGCCGCGACGCGCTGTACCTGGACGGCACCATCTCGCAGTTCTATGTGGACGGCGAAGGCTACGCGGGCGCACCGACGTTCATGGTCAAGCCCTACGCAGGCATCTTCGCGGTCTTCACCACGGCCAAGCCCTGA
- a CDS encoding S9 family peptidase: MRKLLLVAAIAAAGLPTMSWAENASTPQAPLIERAALFGNPSRVAGKLSPDGKWLAWVAPRDGVLNVWVAPAGAPDKAKPLTAEKQRPIRQYFWAPDSSSVLYINDHGGDENFLLYKASMQGGEPQALTPFQKTRVQILGVSTHVKDRILVGVNNRDARWHDVYSLDLKSGKLTEVLENKGEYAGFVADENLTLRMATKSRSDGGTDYYRIEQDKVDAKPFASVGLDDSLTTEPVGFTVDGKTLYWLDSRGRDTAALVAQDVASGKTTVLAQNAKADIDGALTDPATGKVQAYSVQYLQPEWVALDPAVKGDLAFLRQELKGNIGVSSRTDADDFWTVTVDPVVKPSATYLYDRKAKKLSQLFVSRPELEKATLSPMYPEEIRTRDGLTEVSYLTLPAGSDTAHPGRPDKPLPMVLFVHGGPWGRDVYGYSSYHQWLANRGYAVLSVNYRGSTGFGKKYISAGDLEWGRKMHDDLIDAVQWAVKNRVTEADKVAIMGGSYGGYATLAGLTFTPDAFACGVDIVGPSNLATLLKTIPPYWEAAKIQFYKRMGDPTTEAGRQLLHERSPLFKADAIKRPLLIGQGANDPRVNQAESDQIVKAMQAKNIPVTYVLFPDEGHGFARPENSIAFNAVAEQFLGKCLSGRVEPIGGALKASTAKVPHGKEFVPGLSQAIGAGD, translated from the coding sequence ATGCGCAAGCTGTTGCTCGTCGCGGCCATTGCGGCCGCCGGTCTGCCCACCATGTCGTGGGCGGAAAATGCCTCCACGCCGCAGGCTCCCCTGATCGAGCGCGCCGCGCTGTTCGGGAACCCCAGCCGGGTGGCCGGCAAGCTCAGTCCGGATGGCAAGTGGCTGGCCTGGGTCGCGCCGCGCGACGGCGTGCTCAATGTCTGGGTCGCGCCGGCCGGGGCGCCGGACAAGGCGAAGCCGCTCACCGCGGAAAAGCAGCGGCCGATCCGCCAGTACTTCTGGGCGCCGGATTCGTCGTCGGTGCTGTACATCAACGACCACGGCGGCGACGAAAACTTCCTGCTCTACAAAGCGAGCATGCAGGGCGGCGAGCCGCAGGCGCTGACGCCCTTCCAGAAGACGCGCGTGCAGATTCTCGGCGTGAGCACGCACGTGAAGGACCGCATCCTGGTCGGCGTGAACAACCGTGATGCGCGTTGGCACGACGTCTACAGCCTCGATCTCAAGAGCGGCAAGCTGACGGAAGTGTTGGAGAACAAGGGCGAGTACGCCGGTTTCGTCGCCGACGAAAACCTGACCCTGCGCATGGCGACGAAGTCGCGCTCGGACGGCGGCACGGACTATTACCGCATCGAGCAGGACAAGGTCGACGCCAAGCCGTTCGCCAGCGTCGGGCTGGACGATTCGCTCACCACCGAGCCGGTCGGTTTCACCGTCGACGGCAAGACGCTGTACTGGCTCGACTCGCGCGGCCGCGACACGGCAGCCCTGGTCGCGCAGGACGTCGCCAGCGGCAAGACCACCGTGCTGGCGCAGAATGCCAAGGCCGACATCGATGGTGCGCTCACCGACCCGGCGACTGGCAAGGTGCAGGCGTATTCGGTGCAATACCTCCAGCCGGAATGGGTGGCGCTGGATCCGGCGGTGAAGGGCGACCTGGCCTTCCTGCGCCAGGAGCTCAAGGGCAATATCGGCGTGAGTTCCCGCACCGACGCCGACGACTTCTGGACAGTGACTGTCGATCCGGTCGTGAAGCCGAGCGCTACCTATCTGTACGACCGCAAGGCGAAGAAGCTCAGCCAGCTCTTCGTCAGCCGGCCCGAGCTGGAAAAGGCCACGCTGTCGCCGATGTATCCGGAGGAGATCCGCACGCGCGACGGGTTGACCGAAGTGTCGTATCTCACCTTGCCCGCCGGCAGCGACACGGCGCATCCCGGGCGCCCCGACAAGCCGCTGCCGATGGTGCTGTTCGTGCACGGCGGGCCGTGGGGCCGCGACGTCTATGGTTACAGCAGCTACCACCAATGGCTGGCCAACCGCGGCTACGCCGTGCTGTCGGTGAATTACCGCGGCTCGACCGGCTTCGGCAAGAAGTACATCTCCGCAGGCGACCTGGAATGGGGCCGCAAGATGCACGACGACCTGATCGACGCCGTGCAGTGGGCGGTCAAGAACCGCGTCACCGAGGCCGACAAGGTCGCGATCATGGGCGGTTCCTACGGCGGCTACGCCACGCTGGCGGGACTCACCTTCACGCCCGACGCGTTCGCCTGCGGCGTCGACATCGTAGGGCCATCCAACCTCGCCACGCTGCTGAAGACCATCCCGCCGTACTGGGAAGCGGCGAAGATCCAGTTCTACAAGCGCATGGGCGACCCGACCACTGAAGCCGGCCGGCAGTTGCTGCATGAGCGCTCGCCATTGTTCAAGGCCGACGCGATCAAGCGGCCGCTGCTGATCGGGCAGGGCGCCAATGACCCGCGCGTCAACCAGGCCGAATCCGATCAGATCGTGAAGGCGATGCAGGCCAAGAACATACCGGTCACTTATGTGCTGTTTCCCGACGAAGGCCATGGCTTCGCGCGGCCGGAGAACAGCATCGCGTTCAACGCGGTGGCCGAGCAGTTCCTGGGCAAGTGCCTGAGCGGGCGCGTCGAACCGATCGGCGGTGCGCTCAAGGCTTCGACCGCCAAGGTGCCGCACGGCAAGGAGTTCGTCCCAGGCCTGTCGCAGGCGATCGGCGCGGGCGATTGA
- a CDS encoding DUF4019 domain-containing protein, which yields MAIRTHRLFALSTAVSALFAAGMVHAQQLPSLDSAVAVATRWAGQADANQADAMWQASSPIMQKSVSKADWGKYLDGVKKQLGTTQSRDWVQLGRVENPQGLPAGNYVNVVFVARHANSPALETVSLAQSGNSWVPVGFVVRPAQQQQPAAPAPAAPAAAPAKTGK from the coding sequence ATGGCTATCCGTACTCACCGTTTGTTCGCGCTGTCCACCGCCGTGTCTGCGCTGTTCGCCGCCGGCATGGTCCACGCGCAGCAGCTTCCCTCGCTGGACAGCGCCGTGGCCGTGGCCACCCGCTGGGCGGGCCAGGCCGACGCCAACCAGGCGGATGCCATGTGGCAGGCCAGCAGCCCGATCATGCAGAAGAGCGTGAGCAAGGCCGACTGGGGCAAGTATCTCGATGGCGTGAAGAAGCAGCTCGGCACGACCCAGAGCCGCGACTGGGTGCAGCTCGGCCGGGTGGAGAATCCGCAGGGGCTGCCCGCGGGCAACTACGTCAACGTGGTGTTCGTCGCGCGCCATGCCAATTCGCCGGCCCTCGAGACGGTCTCGCTCGCGCAGTCGGGCAATAGCTGGGTGCCGGTGGGCTTCGTGGTGCGCCCGGCTCAGCAGCAGCAACCCGCCGCGCCCGCGCCTGCAGCGCCTGCGGCAGCGCCGGCGAAGACCGGCAAGTAA
- the dapE gene encoding succinyl-diaminopimelate desuccinylase: MSAVFDLTLDLIRRRSVTPDDAGCQALLAERLARVGFEVAHLRYGEVDNLWATHGRGGPLLVFLGHTDVVPPGPVESWRSDPFEPVVRDGYLFGRGAADMKGSVAAMAVALEAFVATHPDHPGRVGFLMTSDEEGPTNLDGVRKVAEHFRASGERIDWCVVGEPSSKERLGDLLRVGRRGSLSATLTVHGVQGHVAYPEKAKNPIHAFAPALAELAAERWDEGNADFPPTSFQVSNLNAGTGATNVIPGALTALINFRYSTASRADDLRARVEAILDRHGVEYAIDWNLSGEPFLSPAGGRLRETAVAVCRELCGVEPEQSTGGGTSDGRFIAPLGAEVIELGPVNATIHKVDECVAIADLEQLPSLYQAICARLLT; encoded by the coding sequence ATGTCCGCCGTCTTCGATCTCACCCTGGACCTCATCCGCCGCCGCTCGGTCACCCCGGACGACGCCGGGTGCCAGGCCCTGCTGGCCGAGCGCTTGGCGCGGGTGGGGTTCGAGGTTGCGCATCTGCGCTACGGCGAGGTCGACAACCTTTGGGCGACGCACGGCCGGGGCGGGCCGCTGCTGGTGTTTCTCGGCCATACCGACGTCGTGCCGCCTGGGCCGGTGGAGAGCTGGCGCAGCGACCCCTTCGAGCCGGTCGTGCGCGACGGTTATCTCTTCGGGCGCGGCGCGGCCGACATGAAGGGTTCGGTGGCGGCGATGGCGGTGGCGCTGGAGGCGTTCGTCGCGACGCACCCGGACCATCCCGGCCGGGTCGGCTTTTTGATGACCAGCGACGAAGAAGGGCCGACCAACCTCGATGGCGTACGCAAGGTGGCCGAGCATTTCCGGGCCAGCGGCGAGCGCATCGACTGGTGCGTGGTGGGCGAGCCATCCTCTAAGGAACGCCTGGGCGATCTGCTCCGGGTCGGCCGCCGCGGCTCGCTGTCGGCGACGCTGACCGTGCATGGCGTGCAGGGGCACGTGGCGTATCCGGAGAAGGCGAAGAACCCGATTCATGCATTCGCACCGGCGCTGGCCGAGCTTGCCGCCGAACGCTGGGACGAAGGCAATGCGGACTTCCCGCCGACCTCGTTCCAGGTCTCCAATCTCAACGCAGGCACCGGTGCCACCAACGTGATCCCCGGCGCGCTGACCGCGCTGATCAATTTCCGCTACAGCACGGCGAGCCGCGCCGACGATCTGCGCGCGCGCGTCGAAGCGATCCTGGACCGTCATGGCGTGGAGTACGCCATCGACTGGAATCTTTCTGGCGAACCCTTCCTGAGCCCCGCGGGAGGGCGCCTGCGCGAGACGGCTGTCGCGGTATGTCGCGAGCTGTGCGGCGTGGAGCCTGAGCAGAGCACCGGCGGCGGCACGTCCGACGGACGCTTCATCGCGCCGCTGGGGGCCGAAGTGATTGAACTGGGTCCGGTCAACGCCACCATTCACAAGGTGGACGAGTGCGTAGCCATCGCCGATCTGGAGCAGCTGCCTTCGCTTTACCAGGCCATCTGCGCACGTTTGTTGACCTGA
- a CDS encoding beta-ketoacyl-[acyl-carrier-protein] synthase family protein → MQRLVITGMGAICALGNDAPSVWKAMTEGRTGIAPITRVAPELMRAGGVVAEVKDFDSAAYFDEAKLSQLDLATQYALVAAGEAVRQSGLVFEGERAMRTAVVVGSGVAGESTRDVQYHKLYAENASRLHPLGIIRMMMNAPASQISMAHGITGPSFVVASACASSNHAFAQAAMMIRSGLVDAAVVGGTEGCLTLGTLRAWEAMRVLAPDTCRPFSAGRRGIVLGEGAGMFVIETLEQAQARGATILAELAGAGMSSDAGDIAAPSEIGAAAAMAAALRDGQLSPSEIDYVSAHGTGTLANDATETAALHRVFGEHARALAISSTKPMHGHALGASGALELVAVIGALRDGIVPPTLGYLERDPVCDLDYVPNEVRRMPVHAAISNSFAFGGLNAVVALRRIDP, encoded by the coding sequence ATGCAACGTCTCGTCATCACCGGCATGGGCGCGATCTGCGCGCTCGGCAACGATGCGCCTTCCGTCTGGAAGGCCATGACCGAAGGCCGCACCGGCATCGCCCCCATCACGCGCGTGGCGCCGGAGTTGATGCGCGCCGGCGGTGTCGTGGCCGAGGTAAAGGACTTCGACTCCGCGGCCTACTTCGACGAAGCCAAGCTCAGCCAGCTCGACCTGGCGACCCAGTATGCGCTGGTGGCTGCGGGCGAAGCGGTGCGCCAGTCGGGGCTAGTCTTCGAAGGCGAGCGAGCCATGCGGACCGCGGTGGTGGTCGGCAGCGGCGTGGCCGGCGAGTCCACCCGCGATGTGCAGTATCACAAGCTGTACGCGGAGAACGCCTCGCGCCTGCATCCGCTGGGCATCATCCGCATGATGATGAACGCGCCCGCCAGCCAGATCAGCATGGCGCACGGCATCACCGGCCCCTCGTTCGTCGTGGCCAGCGCCTGCGCGTCGTCGAATCACGCGTTCGCGCAGGCGGCGATGATGATCCGCTCGGGCCTGGTGGACGCCGCCGTGGTCGGCGGTACCGAGGGCTGCCTCACCCTGGGCACGTTGCGCGCGTGGGAAGCGATGCGCGTGCTGGCCCCCGACACCTGCCGCCCGTTCAGCGCGGGCCGCCGCGGCATCGTGCTGGGCGAAGGCGCCGGCATGTTCGTGATCGAAACGCTCGAACAAGCGCAGGCGCGCGGCGCCACCATCCTGGCCGAACTGGCCGGCGCCGGCATGAGCTCCGATGCGGGCGACATCGCCGCGCCGTCCGAGATCGGTGCAGCCGCCGCCATGGCCGCCGCGTTGCGCGACGGACAGCTGTCGCCGTCCGAGATCGACTACGTCAGTGCGCACGGCACCGGCACCCTGGCCAACGACGCCACGGAGACCGCCGCGCTGCACCGTGTGTTCGGCGAACACGCACGTGCGCTGGCGATCTCCTCCACCAAGCCGATGCACGGCCATGCCCTGGGTGCCTCCGGTGCGCTTGAGCTGGTGGCGGTGATCGGTGCGCTGCGCGACGGCATCGTGCCGCCGACGCTGGGCTATCTTGAACGCGACCCGGTCTGCGATCTGGACTACGTACCCAATGAAGTGCGCCGCATGCCGGTGCACGCGGCGATCAGCAACTCGTTCGCCTTCGGCGGCCTCAACGCGGTCGTGGCGCTGCGGCGCATCGACCCGTAA